The genomic segment TGAGGCCATTCCGGGTAGTGCCGGCCGCTGGCCGGCCATCCGACGCTGTCTGACGCCTCACATCTACCGGCCAACGGCCGGCACTACCTTTGGTTGCGTGACCCCATCTTCAGGCGGATAAGCGATAATCGCGCCATGAACGTTCATGTCTCCCCCGATTCGCTGGTGATCGCCGGCAAGACCTATGGCTCGCGGCTGCTGACTGGCACCGGCAAGTTCAAGGACCTGGAAGAAACCCGCCTGGCCACCGAGGCTGCAGGCGCCCAGATCGTCACCGTGGCCATCCGCCGGACCAACATCGGCCAGAACCCGGGCGAACCGAACCTGCTGGACGTGCTGCCGCCGGACCGTTACACCATCCTGCCCAACACCGCTGGCTGCTACACCGCCGAGGACGCCGTGCGCACCTGCCGCCTGGCCCGTGAGCTGCTGGACGGCCACAACCTGACCAAGCTGGAAGTGCTGGGCGACCAGAAGTCGCTGTACCCGGACGTGGTGCAGACCCTCAAGGCCGCCGAACAGCTGGTCAAGGACGGCTTCGAGGTGATGGTCTACACCTCCGACGACCCGATCCTGGCGAAGCGCCTGGAAGAGATCGGCTGCGCCGCGGTGATGCCGCTGGCCGCGCCGATCGGCTCGGGCCTGGGCATCCAGA from the Stenotrophomonas maltophilia genome contains:
- a CDS encoding thiazole synthase, producing MNVHVSPDSLVIAGKTYGSRLLTGTGKFKDLEETRLATEAAGAQIVTVAIRRTNIGQNPGEPNLLDVLPPDRYTILPNTAGCYTAEDAVRTCRLARELLDGHNLTKLEVLGDQKSLYPDVVQTLKAAEQLVKDGFEVMVYTSDDPILAKRLEEIGCAAVMPLAAPIGSGLGIQNKYNLLQIIEDAKVPIIVDAGVGTASDAAIAMELGCDGVLMNTAIAGARSPVLMASAMRKAVEAGREAFLAGRIPRKRYASASSPVDGLIG